The following coding sequences are from one Geoalkalibacter sp. window:
- a CDS encoding cupredoxin domain-containing protein has product MRTQPAPIKFAAVLAAAVLLLALFACAPRPGVYQVGPGAGEQIIHIIATNFAFDPEQIAARQGQVLILRVTNQATTTHNLTVRDPQENILAAIDLPAGSSSETRISLKEAGVYSFYCAKPFHSGLGMKGRIEAAAF; this is encoded by the coding sequence ATGCGCACGCAACCAGCCCCTATCAAATTCGCGGCGGTTCTTGCCGCCGCCGTCCTGCTGCTCGCCCTCTTTGCCTGCGCGCCGAGGCCCGGCGTCTATCAGGTGGGCCCCGGGGCCGGGGAGCAGATCATTCACATCATCGCCACGAATTTCGCGTTTGATCCCGAGCAGATCGCCGCCAGGCAGGGGCAGGTCTTGATTCTGCGCGTCACCAATCAGGCCACGACGACGCATAATCTGACCGTCCGCGATCCTCAGGAAAACATCCTGGCGGCCATCGACCTGCCCGCCGGCAGCAGCAGCGAGACACGGATTTCCCTGAAAGAGGCGGGCGTTTATTCGTTCTACTGCGCCAAACCCTTTCATTCCGGCCTGGGAATGAAAGGGCGCATCGAGGCCGCCGCATTCTGA
- a CDS encoding transglutaminase family protein — MKYRVTHTTEFVYEARVGLSYNLARLMPRGLPRQQVLSAVLRITPHPQDHESALDYFGNRTDYFSIQQPHDELRVTAISEVEVSAPETGLFDQAQNLSWEEARDHLRADRSAPGIDALQFTLDSPMVVVEDFLADYARASFSPGRFLDEAVDDLMRRIFKDFKYDPEFSSIATPLREVMAHRGGVCQDFAHLAIGCLRAQGLAARYVSGYLETDPPPGKERLVGADASHAWFSVYHPVRGWLDFDPTNNQQPGERYVTLAWGRDFADVTPLKGVAYGGGEHQLKVAVDVERIS; from the coding sequence ATGAAATACCGGGTGACCCACACCACCGAATTCGTTTACGAGGCGCGCGTCGGCCTGTCCTACAACCTGGCGCGCCTCATGCCGCGCGGGCTGCCCCGGCAGCAGGTGCTGAGCGCGGTGCTGCGCATCACCCCGCACCCCCAGGATCACGAATCCGCCCTCGATTATTTCGGCAACCGCACCGATTACTTTTCCATCCAGCAGCCCCATGATGAACTGCGCGTGACGGCGATCAGCGAGGTCGAGGTGAGCGCGCCCGAAACAGGGCTCTTCGACCAGGCGCAAAATCTCTCCTGGGAAGAAGCGCGCGACCACCTGCGCGCGGATCGCTCCGCGCCGGGCATCGACGCCCTGCAGTTCACCCTCGATTCGCCCATGGTCGTCGTGGAGGATTTCCTGGCCGACTACGCCCGCGCCTCCTTCTCGCCCGGTCGGTTTCTGGACGAGGCGGTGGACGATCTGATGCGCAGAATATTCAAGGACTTCAAATATGATCCTGAATTTTCCAGCATCGCCACGCCGCTGCGGGAGGTCATGGCCCATCGCGGCGGCGTCTGCCAGGATTTCGCCCATCTCGCCATCGGCTGTCTGCGCGCCCAGGGACTGGCGGCGCGCTACGTGAGCGGCTACCTCGAAACCGACCCCCCGCCCGGCAAGGAGCGCCTGGTGGGCGCCGACGCCTCCCACGCCTGGTTTTCCGTCTATCACCCGGTGCGGGGCTGGCTTGATTTTGATCCGACCAACAACCAGCAACCCGGCGAGCGCTACGTCACCCTCGCCTGGGGCCGGGATTTCGCCGATGTCACGCCTCTCAAGGGCGTGGCCTACGGGGGCGGGGAGCACCAGTTGAAGGTGGCGGTGGACGTGGAGCGGATTTCCTGA